From Medicago truncatula cultivar Jemalong A17 chromosome 7, MtrunA17r5.0-ANR, whole genome shotgun sequence, a single genomic window includes:
- the LOC25499614 gene encoding endoglucanase 17, which translates to MVVTPYLSGLNNITEWKILKNTILIALKICRDELLWGAAWLHKATKNLMYLNYIKVNGQIHGADVTDNTFGWDNKHAGARILLSKEFLVQKVESLYATRVMQTILYVLLSLETLSSSQYTPGGLFVMNDSNMQYVTSTSFLLLTYAKYLTTSHTVVNCGGTIITPKSLKTIAKQQVDYLLGDNPLKMSYMVGFGTRYPQRIHHRGSSLPSIAVHPGKIQCSEGFSVMDSQSPNPNILVGTVVGGPDLHDSFPDERSDYEQSEPATYINAPLVGALAYLAHSFGQLQRALLQHVLCISCFNYSSL; encoded by the exons gaaaaTACTCAAAAACACTATATTGATTGCTTTGAAAATATGTCGGGATGAGTTGTTGTGGGGTGCTGCTTGGCTTCACAAGGCCACTAAGAACCTAATGTACTTAAACTACATTAAGGTTAATGGACAGATACATGGGGCTGATGTGACTGATAATACCTTTGGATGGGATAACAAACATGCTGGAGCAAGGATACTCCTTTCTAAG GAATTTCTAGTTCAGAAAGTGGAATCCCTTTATGCTACAAGGGTCATGCAGACAATTTTATATGTTCTGCTATCCCTGGAGACTCTCTCTTCCTCCCAATATACACCAG GTGGGctttttgtt ATGAATGATAGTAACATGCAATATGTCACGTCCACATCCTTTCTACTCTTAACTTATGCAAAATACTTAACTACTTCACATACTGTTGTGAACTGTGGTGGAACCATCATAACTCCAAAGAGCCTAAAAACTATAGCCAAACAACAG GTTGATTACTTGTTGGGAGACAACCCATTGAAGATGTCATACATGGTGGGGTTTGGTACAAGGTACCCACAAAGGATACACCATAGGGGATCATCACTTCCATCTATTGCTGTTCACCCTGGCAAGATCCAATGTTCAGAAGGATTCAGTGTAATGGACTCACAATCCCCTAACCCCAACATTCTAGTGGGTACAGTTGTTGGGGGACCTGATTTGCATGATAGCTTTCCAGATGAACGTTCAGATTATGAGCAATCAGAGCCAGCTACTTACATCAATGCACCTCTTGTAGGAGCATTGGCTTATCTTGCACATTCATTTGGACAACTCCAAAGAGCACTTCTACAGCACGTTTTGTGCATCTCTTGTTTTAATTATTCGTCACTTTAA